In Amycolatopsis sp. FBCC-B4732, the genomic stretch GTCGGCCAGACCCGCGGCCGCTCACTCCGGTCGGCTGCACCAAGTCGGCGGCGCCCGGACCCGCAGCCACCCACTCAGGGCGAGCCGCCGGAACCGGCCGTGGCTAACCCTGCAGGCGGTCGAGCAGTTCGAGCGCGCGGATCGCCGCGTGGGAGCGGCCGGGGTCGAAGACGAGGTGCACGCCGGCTTCGGCGGCTTGCTCCGCCGCCCTCTCCAACGCGCGAAGCCCGGCGGCGCCGAGGAAGTGCACCTCACCCAGGTCGACGCGCAGCACCCCGGGGCACGCGCGGAGGTGCTCCTCGAGCGTGGCTTCCAGGCGGGGCACCGTGCAGAGGTCGATGTCGCCCGTCACCTCCACGACGATCGCGTCGGGGGTGCGGCCGGTGAGTCCGTCGGCGGGAGCGCGCGGCGATGGCAGCCGGTGCGCCGGCAGTTCGGTTCCCGCCGCGCGGTGGTGCTCGTCAATGGTCATTGTCCTGGATTACCCGTCGCCGGTTCGCGGCGAAACAAACCCCGGGTCCGGAGGCGTTTCCGCGCCCGGATCGGGTATCCGGGCCGGGCGCCGCCCGGAAGGAGCCCGCCATGGCCGACGGCCCGCCCACGATGGGCGTCGAAGAAGAGTTCCTGCTCGTCAACCCGCGCACCGGACACGCGTCGCCGTGCGCGGAACAGGTGCTGGCCCGCCACCGCCACCACGGCCCGCTGCCCGACGGGGCCCGGGTGCACCGCGAGCTGCGGCTCACCCAGATCGAGGCCGCCACCGGCGTCTGCACCACCGCGGACGAGCTGCGGTACCAGCTGACGGGCGCCCGGCGGGTGCTGGCCGGGGCCGCCGCGGCCGAAGACTGCGCGCTCCTGGCCACCGGGACCCCGATCGGGCCCGGCCCCGCCACGCCGCCGCCCGCGAGCGAGGGCCGCTACGCCGACATCGATGACGCCTACGGTGCGGTGGTCGCCGACTACGAAGCCTGCGGGTGCCACGTCCACGTCGGGGTGCCCGATCCCGACACCGCGGTCGCGGTCGTCAACCACGTCGGCCGGTGGCTGCCCACGCTGCTCGCGCTCTCCGCCAACTCGCCGTTCGACCACGGGCGCGACACGGGTTACCACAGCTGGCGGGTGGTCCTGCAGTCCCGCTTCCCCGGCTTCGGCGTCGCGCCGCACGCGCGTGACCACGCCGAGTACCGCCGGACCGTCGGCACGCTCGTCGAATGCGGGGCGCTCGTCGACCCGGACCAGACGTTCTGGCTGGCCCGCCCGTCCGGCCGGTTCCCGACCGTGGAGTTCCGGGTCGCCGACACCGCGCTGACCGTCGATCACGCCGTGCTGCAGGCCCTGCTGAGCCGCGCGCTGGTGCAGCGCGCGCTGGCCGACCTCGGCCGCGGGCGCGAAGCGGAACCGCTGTCGCCGCAGGTGGCCGCGGCCGCGGTGTGGGCCGCGGCGCGCCACGGTCTCACCGGGCAGCTCGTCGACGTCGCCGGGCGGACGCGCCGGCCCGCGTGGGCGCTGGTCGAGCAGCTGCTGGCGCACGTCCGGGAGCCCCTGGCCGACAGCGGCGACCTGGCCGAGGTCCAGGCGCTCGTCGCGGTGCTGCGCGCCGACGGCACCGGGTCGGTGCGGCAACGCGCGGTGGCCGGACGCGGCGGCCCGGAGGTCGCGGTCGGGTGGCTCACCGCGCTGACCGTCCCGCCCGCGCTTGGAACGCTGCGCACGGGGTAGCCGGAAGCCATGACGACCACCACCACCACCACGGCGGCCACCCTGCCCTCCGCCCGCGGCCCGCTCTCGGAATCGGTGCTGGGGACCCTGCTGCGCGAACAGCCGCGCGCGGACCTCGGCTTCGACGCGCTCGTGGCCGCCGACCCGCTCGGCGACGACGTCCAGCTGGCCCTGCACCTGTGCTACGAACTGCACTACCAGGGCCTGCCCGGGGTGTCGGCCGACTGGGAATGGGACCCCGAGCTGCTGCGCCTGCGCGGCGCGCTGGAGGCCCGCTTCCTCGCCGCCCTGCGCGAAAACGTGCCGGGCGGCGAGGACGTCGCCGCCGAACTCGACGCCCTGCTGGTCGAGCCGGTCGACGCGGAAGGCGTTTCGCACTTCCTCCGCGACCACGGTGACTGGACGCAGGTGAAGGAGTACTTCCTCCACCGTTCGGTCTACCACCACAAGGAAGCCGACCCGCACGCATGGGTGATCCCGCGCCTGCGCGGCCGGGCCAAGGCCGCCCTGGTGGCGGTGGAGTTCGACGAGTTCGGCGGCGGCCGCGCGGAACTGATGCACGCGCGGCTGTACACGGACCTGCTGCGCGCGGCCGGTCTCCCGGACGGCTACCTGGAGCTCATCGACCACGCCCCCGCCGCGATGCTGGCCGTGGTCAACATGATGTCGCTGTTCGGCTTGCACCGCTCGTTGCGCGGCGCGCTGTGCGGGCACTTCGCCGCGGCCGAGATCACCACCGGGCCGTCCGCGCACCGGATGGACCAGGCCCTGCGCCGCCTCGGCGCCCCGGAAGCATGCCGCTTCTTCTACACCGAGCACATCGAAGCCGACGCGGTCCACGAACAGGTGATGCGCCACGACGTCCTCGGCGACCTGCTCACCCAGGAACCCGAACTGGCCGCCGACGTCGTGTTCGGCATCCAGGCCACGGAGTTCCTCGAGGGCCGGTTCGGGGCGCACCTCCTGGAGTCCTGGCGGGCGGGGAAGTCTTCCCTGCGGGTCCCGCTGGCCTGACCGGCTTCAGTCCTTGCCGCGCACCCGTTTGCGGTGGCTGGTGTCGCAGAACGGGAACCGCTTGCTCCGGCGGCACGCGCACACCGCCA encodes the following:
- a CDS encoding glutamate--cysteine ligase, with the translated sequence MADGPPTMGVEEEFLLVNPRTGHASPCAEQVLARHRHHGPLPDGARVHRELRLTQIEAATGVCTTADELRYQLTGARRVLAGAAAAEDCALLATGTPIGPGPATPPPASEGRYADIDDAYGAVVADYEACGCHVHVGVPDPDTAVAVVNHVGRWLPTLLALSANSPFDHGRDTGYHSWRVVLQSRFPGFGVAPHARDHAEYRRTVGTLVECGALVDPDQTFWLARPSGRFPTVEFRVADTALTVDHAVLQALLSRALVQRALADLGRGREAEPLSPQVAAAAVWAAARHGLTGQLVDVAGRTRRPAWALVEQLLAHVREPLADSGDLAEVQALVAVLRADGTGSVRQRAVAGRGGPEVAVGWLTALTVPPALGTLRTG
- a CDS encoding iron-containing redox enzyme family protein — protein: MTTTTTTTAATLPSARGPLSESVLGTLLREQPRADLGFDALVAADPLGDDVQLALHLCYELHYQGLPGVSADWEWDPELLRLRGALEARFLAALRENVPGGEDVAAELDALLVEPVDAEGVSHFLRDHGDWTQVKEYFLHRSVYHHKEADPHAWVIPRLRGRAKAALVAVEFDEFGGGRAELMHARLYTDLLRAAGLPDGYLELIDHAPAAMLAVVNMMSLFGLHRSLRGALCGHFAAAEITTGPSAHRMDQALRRLGAPEACRFFYTEHIEADAVHEQVMRHDVLGDLLTQEPELAADVVFGIQATEFLEGRFGAHLLESWRAGKSSLRVPLA
- a CDS encoding STAS domain-containing protein; this encodes MTIDEHHRAAGTELPAHRLPSPRAPADGLTGRTPDAIVVEVTGDIDLCTVPRLEATLEEHLRACPGVLRVDLGEVHFLGAAGLRALERAAEQAAEAGVHLVFDPGRSHAAIRALELLDRLQG